The DNA window taataaacattaaaaaatggATAATGGATCAACAAATCTGTATAATGAAACAATGAAACAGTGTAATCaatcagaagcagaagcagaagtaGAAGTAAAACAATAGCAACAATGAAACAATGTAATCAACCAGAAGTAGAAGCAGAAACAACCAGAAGCAACAATATAAAAGAATCATAATCAGAAATCAACAACATAATAGAAGCAGAATGGAATTAGAATCAACAACATAATAGAAGTAGAAGCAGAAGTAGAAAAACAACAATAGTGGCGAGTGACCGGTGAGGAGGACGAGGAGCAGCAGCAACCAGCGAAGAGCGACGGCGACCGAGGGAGGAAGAAAAGCAGAAACGGCGAGCGGCACGTGACGGTCACCCTCGCGGATCTGCTGGCGTCGAAGTCGAGGAGCAGCAGCGAGGACCGAACGACGAAGAGCAGCGGCGAGATCCAGCGACCGAATGACAACGAACAACGGCAGCAGATTTTCTTTCCCTTTCCTTCTCCACCTTCCCTTCCTCCTCTTTTTCCTTGAAAAAAAAACCAGCGTGATTTCCTTCCCCTATTCTCCAATCCTTTaatccttttttattattttatatttttttaattagagataatttgataataaaaattaaaattttgataaaaaatgattttaaaactaagttaaattTTAGGAacgattttataaaaaaaaaaaaattaaaaacaaaaaaatttttaattcctatcttaaaaactaaaatcgtacttaacaTTAACTATTAATAAAGCAAAGGAAACAATCCATTAAAGTCCACATAAAATAATGGGAAATGAAGTTCATCAAATGTGTTTTAAGTCCTTGCTAGCTTCTCATTTTGAAAGATGGCAAATCGCGTTATTAAGATGTGGTGGACACATAAAAGTATCACTCCCTTTAACTTTAAGTGATCCACAGTCACAATTAttaattgtatttaattttaatatattaNNNNNNNNNNNNNNNNNNNNNNNNNNNNNNNNNgcatattaaaattaaatatttattaatttattaaatcttCTGTCCCTGTATAAGATACACATGCAACATAACATCATTATATATAGGATACCTAGATGGGAAACTTAAGTAGTGGGGCCCAAATATAATTATTCCAAGTTTGTGAAATTTAATACttgtttaatttagatttttgcGAAGTCCAATGTCTTTTTTCCCTGCAACTTGTTTGTTACATAATGTTTGCTGTACTCTCCATGATTGTATCTTCTATACTTGCATGTGTTTTTTTCATCCACAAATTCTTGCATTGGACTTAGCTCCACTTCATAGCTTGGAGCATAAAATGTCACAATTGAGAGCCTATCTTTGTCTTTATGAGCCACAGCTCTATGCTCTACACTCTTGTATTTTCCATTTGTTAGAACCTGCATACATAATTTCAAATTAGTAATACTAgataattttatgtatataacattgatatttatcataattaatattattcaattattctaactgtaattaaaaaatataaaataaagtaattttaaattattttgtgctattttttattgtgttctgaatagtttatattttaaataatgagAATTGAGTCCAAATTAGAGGACACATACTTCTATGGTGTCTCCAATGTTAATGAGCAAGGCATTTGGGATGAGTTGAAGAGGCAGCCATGTTTGATCCTTGAGAATTTGAAGTCCCACAGGGCTTCCCTTAGCTTGCTGCAGAACAGTAAGGGCACTTCCATCTGAGTGAGGACTTAGGCCTAAAACAAGGTCAGGTCTTGAACATGGAGGGTAATAATTCATCCTTATTGCTTGTACTGCCTCACCAAACATCTTCTCAAACACATCCCCTTCCAAGCCTAGGCCTAATCCTATGTATTTCAGCAGATTCTGGCATACTTTTCTCATTTCTCTTGAATACACTTCCACTGTTTCACTGCAAGATTTTACATGTATATACATGTGATACTACATTTTAATAGTGACTAACTCATATGTAACAAAACATGTTTTATATACTCATTTGGTGTTGTATTCTAGACCAACACACTTTTTTATCACTTgataaattatatgataaaaGCTTGTTGACTTGGTGTACATACAAATAAcatattctaaaataaaataatagttgatAGCTTAGAGCCTTAGATGACAATCTAGTCAAACCTGTTAAATCatttaggtagcgtttggtggaaAGAAAGAGAcagaaagactgagactgagagacagagactaagaaacatagattgaaataaatctcagagtATTCTGTTTAGTGCAAAGTGGTagacaaaaattgaaacaagaataaaattctaatttaatttatacaaaaggtaaaattggaattaattaattgaaatgaaggtattttaggtataaaatgttattaaagtttcaatttctatatctaaaaattttattctcctatgtttctccttttttaaggtactgaaatactactgaaattttaaaaacagagacagaaattttagtatcagtttctgaaccaacaaacatgatactagTCTCAGTCTTCCAATCTCTTTACCTCAAAACAAATACTACCTTAGGAATTCTCATCTATGAAGTTAACTGCACCTGAATTTCTATCAGAAGAATAAGTATGTGGGGTCGTTACTTTAGTAGTTACCTAAATGTGGCTGGCTTCTTTGGCCATAGATTTGGATTCCTTATAAACTGAGGTTCAATTCCAAGAGCAAACATGTTGCACCAATCCAACTTCTGGTCCTCTGAGAAAACAAAAGCCTGGCCATAACCTTGGACTGTACCAGGAGCCATctggtatttctgtttttcttcCAAAGGAAGCATAAAAAATTCCCTACTACTTTTCTCCATGATTTCCATCAATGTCAGGTCAACCTCATGATTAAGTACCTAATGACACACTCAACTTTAGTTTGTATAAATATGCACACACAAATTGATGGCTATGTAATTATGGTaagttaatataattatatacagACATAAAAAAGGGTAGCACAAAAGTAAAACCAAAAGGTATACATACTTAGAaatgatttaatttatatacattttttgtttaaaatatagGTACTCAATCTATACAAGTGTAAAACTTGGTGTATAACGAGTATCAaacattattgttatatataatgTATCAGAAAAATTTCAGGTATTCCAATAATATTATAATGTTTCAGTAATTTTAgtcgttgattttaattataaaaaaataaaaaatatatatataatatataataattaaaatcaactattaaaatcaataaaatattatattcctgaaaagaatgaaaatttttctaatctataatataatataccTGAAAAAAACCCCAACTTTCACAAGCATATGCAAGCTTCAGAGTTTCACTTTGGATTTGTTCACTGTTCCCTTTGGTGAGCTTAGAGAAATCAATGACAGGCATGCCAGAAGATGGTGGTGAGAGTGTCATAGCAGGTGTTGGTCTCTCACTCATATCTCTTACAAATCTTTCAGGAATGGTCTTAGTTCTATTTTTTCTTAGTTCTTGGACATCATCAATGTGCCCAACTTTGATAGAAGAAATGGGCACTGGAGCCATGAAAAGAGAGATAGAATATGAAAACTAGAAATTCTTCTATATATGAATTTCTATGCTAACTcttaatatatcttttccttcttctaaaGTTGGTATTTATAGTTGAATTCAGCTGATATGgttacacaaattaaaaaacaaaattggtACATGATTGGCATACACAAGTCACACATGACTTTAAGTGACCTCACTTCTCATATTAAATTCAGATGAAGTCATGTATTATTGATTACTGTAATGTTGCCTTGCATATATACCGTTAATttaaatactattatttttgttcCTAACGTTTgacataaattttatttgtgtctttaatgtttaaattgttCTATTTgtattattactatttataaaagtgattcaatgttattccgcatcaattatattaatagatcatattgtatttttcaattattctaaCTTAGATATGTTTGATTTCAAGTGTTGCATTTCAATATTATACCTACTATTTGTGTTCAGTTCAATTATATccctaaaaaagtaaattatacaaatattgtagaaattagtttcaacttttaaTGAATTATTATCTAGAGTATATCATCGGTTCTGTCCcaaatatttatattctaacttCAAAAAGAGATTTCCAGGACTTTAACTAAAGTTCATGATGTGTAATTAACAGTAGCATAATATTAAATCACTCTACGTTGTCCGAATGAGTGATCTTCATGAATAAAGGCTCAAGCGTGGTGGACATCATAACCAGGTCCTTTACGTTATCTAATAAGTAAAATAGTGGTGAACCCTTTGATTATTGATACCTATATCGAAAATAACTAGAAATGGTTTATATTTTAAGTAGTCAGTTATTTTGCTGGTTTTCTGTATTTTACCTTAGTGTGTTGAGcgtttttatttcaaaaaaaaatattaaatcatttttacaaacattaaaaatataaataaaatttatcccaaatttttaaaaataaaaatgatactttatTCTTGAATATTTTATATGTTCTGTTCACAAAGATACCATTAATCTAGCACATTGTTGTcgtttaactaattaatttcaTTTCTCAAACCAATGATTTGCTACTTTAtgtattttaatatgttttggGATTCCATCAGCTGTGACACCAAACTATAGCTTATGATTATCACCATTCACTGGAGTGTAAGGGCATATAATAGGCCATATGGCTTCTAAACCAGTTCGCCACTTGTAAATGttaaaattctattttgttatggttatcttaaaattttgtaatttgtggaaatagtatttttattgatagTCGGTCAATTAAAAAAAGACTATGcgtaaaaaaatctaataataattgaataaaaCGCAGTTGAATTTAGATTGCAATTGTCAAAaagttcatttttaaaaaaatatataatataataaattttgtataaaaaaatacaactctaaaataaatattataaactcTTCTACCCCAATAACTAAATTTTGAGATCTTatcctttttaatttaattggtgattttaattaatatatattttttataaatctaAAAGTATTAAAACACAAGCATTCTAGAAACATTTGAAATTCGTCCTGCTCTCTATATTTCACCTCCATTActaaacttttttcttttaccaAAAGGAAGAcaggaaaaaaaatcaattaaagtgaAGAGACAAGAAACATGAATTGAGTTATGTAACAGCACTTGTGTCATTagcttctttattttattttattttaatttttttctcctaCCTTTGTcctttccttctcttcttttggTAAATGCACTTTTTTCTCTTGCCTGCTGCTACTTTCTCATATGCATGATCATATGATATCGTCATGGTTTTCTTAACACTTGTGGTTATGAAGTGGGTTTAATGATGAATAGCAGTGACACAATGTTAAATAGTGTCTTATTGCAAAATTATTCTACATTAGTGTCACCATCCAACATACCAATTATTTTGACCATGTTAAAAATATCtaacattttctatttttaataattcacTTTACAATAAGGGATATTCAATCATGAATAATgtgtatagaataaaatataaaatatataaatgtatTTACCATTTATCTcatctaaatttaattttcatgtatatatatatttaattacgtaacaccacattaataaaaataattatttttatattaattacatgaataattatttaaaaaataattataattagtcGATTATATAAAACGTTGTGCACTGttattgtattaaaattaaatcatatctCGTATGTCAAATTAAGAGTAAACTACCATTTCTAATCATAAAAATTGAAGATATTGACATATCTACCTATAGGAGACgaaaattaccatttgtacccataaaaAATAGCTTTTGCAAGCAAAATTATCCGaaccctaaaaaattaaataaaatttctacTACCATCGTCTCTCCTCCCCCTCAATATTCCCATGATCAGCGATCCAATCTCGACATCGATCACATCGCCGCTCAGTACCACCGCCTCGTCCTCCTCCTTAACCATTACCCTAATTCCTTCTGCTTCCCGGAATTTGTCGCTGAAACTTTTGGAAGATAAACACACTAAGAAAAATTACTAAAGACAAACAAATTCAGCTCAAGGAATCAAaacaaagtagaagagaagagaggtgaAGTTAGTATACTCGAAGCGGACGATCTTCTAGACCTGGCCGTGCTTGCTGCCGCCTCCAATTTTGGAGATGCTGACGAAATCCTCCTCGGCGAAAACGGCGTTGTTATAGGCGAGGAGGGCGAGACCCTGCCACTGGGCGAGGGAGTCGGAGAGAAGTGAGTCGCAGCGGTGGGAGTAAAAGTCGAGGCAAAGGGAGACGATAGTGGCACCAAATTTGGCGGTGTTCTAGATTAGTTTCTTGAGGACGGTGGTTCCCTCAGGGTAGTTCACAAGAGGAATAGTTCACAAGCACCTCCCTAATTCGATGCGTGAGGCCACCATCTGGTCGAAGTCTTTAGAAAGATGGAATCAAAAGACGTCATTGCGAGAATCAAATCGATGAGTTTGAAAAGGAAGGGAGCTGTGTTGGTTAGTTGGTTGGTTTTATGGATTTCGAATTCCATTGTGCACTGAATTACGAATGTGACTGTAATTAAAATTTGCTttgatgttttctttttttcaagtTATTGCTTCTGTGGTTGGCATGGTGAGACAGAAGAAGAGGTTGAAGGGGGAAGGAGGGGAGGAAGAGAGACGATGGCAGTAGTGATGTAGAAAAGAAtagtttagaatttttatttaattttttagagtttgaataattttacttacaatttttttttaggtaTAAATGATAATTTTCGTCTTCTATCAATAGATATGtcaacatttttaattttaatagataaaaatgGTAATTTATTTGTCAAACtaacacatattttttttattctttataaaagacaataaaaagaaaaaaatcatataaatttcCTGGGTTGGTTAGTTGGTTGGTTTTATGGATTTTGAATTCCATTGTGCACTGAATTACAAATGTGACTGTAATTAGGATTTGCTttgatgttttctttttttcaagtTATTGCTTCTGTGATTGGCACGGtgaagtcaccaaaaaaaaaaaagtcaccaAAAACATGCACAACTTCTAGAACATTCGGTCCTAAAGTTCTTTCTTTGCAAATTTCAATGCAATGATATATAAACTCAACCAACCATCATCGTCGGTTCACAATGCCATTGAGACTTGAGAGCAATAGTAGATGGTTTGCGCAATTACCAGAATGTCCTCGCCTTAAATTTAGAGTTTAGCCTATAGCTAAGGACAATATAAAACAAAGATGAGGCAGTCGTTGAAGTCCAATTTGGTAATAACACACACTGTTTCGCGCCAACACAACTCATTCTTCCATTACGATTCCAATGCCAAAACCTACTTCATCGAACAGCTCCAAACTTGCAAGAATTTAATCTCTGCAACCACCACCCATTCCAACGTTGTCAAAAGTGGGTTATCAAATgacacttttaccactaaccaCCTTATCAACTGTTACATCAGGTTCCTCAAAATTAACCATGCACATAAACTGTTCGACGAAATGCCTCAGCGTAATGTTGTGTCTTGGACTTCCCTTATGGCTGGTTATGTCACCTGTGGTCGACCCAATACCGCCCTTTGGCTCTTCCATCAGATGCAGGGGACATTGGTTCTTCCAAATGAATTCACATTTGCCACTCTCATCAATGCATGTTCTATCCTTGCCAGCCTTGACATGGGAAGAAGAATTCATGGTCGTGTTGAGGTTATGGGCTTTGGGTCCAATCGTGTTGTTTGTTCTTCCCTCATTGACATGTATGGGAAATGCAATCATGTTGATGAAGCTCGGATGGTTTTTGATTCCATGTGTGTAAGGAATGTGGTTTCTTGGACCTCCATGATCACCACTTATGCTCAAAATGCACAAGGCCATCATGCCCTACAATTGTTTAGGGAGTTCACTCACTTGAGGATGGAGAAACCAAACCATTTCATGTTGTGCAGTGTGATCAGTGCTTGTGCAAGCTTGGGCAGCCTAGGTTCTGGGAAGGTCACTCATGGAATGGTCATCCGTCTTTGCCACGATGCAAATGATGTAGTTGCTACAGCACTTGTGGACATGTATGCCAAATGTGGTTGTGTTCACTATTCTGATAAAGTCTTCAGGAGAATCCCAAATCCTTCTGTAATTCCCTATACTTCAATGATTGTTGGTGCTGCAAAATATGGACTTGGAACTTTGTCTCTACAACTTTTTCAGGAAATGATTGACAGAAGAATAAAACCCAATGATGTCACTTTTGTTGGAGTCTTACATGCTTGCAGCCATTCAGGGCTAATAGACAAAGGACTTGAGCTCTTCAACTCCATGAATGGGAAATACAGGGTGATGCCTGATTCAAAGCATTATACATGCGTTGCAGATATGCTAGGTCGAGTAGGTCGTGTTGAGGAAGCCTACCAGTTAGCAAAATCAGTTCATGTAGAGCGGGATGGGTACTCCATATTGTGGGGAACACTTCTTTCAGCGAGTAGGCTTCA is part of the Arachis duranensis cultivar V14167 chromosome 1, aradu.V14167.gnm2.J7QH, whole genome shotgun sequence genome and encodes:
- the LOC107464311 gene encoding protein SRG1, whose product is MAPVPISSIKVGHIDDVQELRKNRTKTIPERFVRDMSERPTPAMTLSPPSSGMPVIDFSKLTKGNSEQIQSETLKLAYACESWGFFQVLNHEVDLTLMEIMEKSSREFFMLPLEEKQKYQMAPGTVQGYGQAFVFSEDQKLDWCNMFALGIEPQFIRNPNLWPKKPATFSETVEVYSREMRKVCQNLLKYIGLGLGLEGDVFEKMFGEAVQAIRMNYYPPCSRPDLVLGLSPHSDGSALTVLQQAKGSPVGLQILKDQTWLPLQLIPNALLINIGDTIEVLTNGKYKSVEHRAVAHKDKDRLSIVTFYAPSYEVELSPMQEFVDEKNTCKYRRYNHGEYSKHYVTNKLQGKKTLDFAKI
- the LOC107464554 gene encoding pentatricopeptide repeat-containing protein At4g15720, with amino-acid sequence MRQSLKSNLVITHTVSRQHNSFFHYDSNAKTYFIEQLQTCKNLISATTTHSNVVKSGLSNDTFTTNHLINCYIRFLKINHAHKLFDEMPQRNVVSWTSLMAGYVTCGRPNTALWLFHQMQGTLVLPNEFTFATLINACSILASLDMGRRIHGRVEVMGFGSNRVVCSSLIDMYGKCNHVDEARMVFDSMCVRNVVSWTSMITTYAQNAQGHHALQLFREFTHLRMEKPNHFMLCSVISACASLGSLGSGKVTHGMVIRLCHDANDVVATALVDMYAKCGCVHYSDKVFRRIPNPSVIPYTSMIVGAAKYGLGTLSLQLFQEMIDRRIKPNDVTFVGVLHACSHSGLIDKGLELFNSMNGKYRVMPDSKHYTCVADMLGRVGRVEEAYQLAKSVHVERDGYSILWGTLLSASRLHGRVDIAFEASRRLIESNQQVAGAYVTLSNAYALAGDWENAHQLRSEMKHTGICKEPGSSWIEIKNSTYVFHAGDVSKCSQANEILSLLKELKHRMKERGYVGRTTGLVFVDIEEEAKEEIVSLHSEKLALAFGLINMPKGVTIRVMKNLRMCRDCHESFKLISDIVERDFVVRDVNRFHHFKNGLCTCGDFW